A genome region from Erigeron canadensis isolate Cc75 chromosome 3, C_canadensis_v1, whole genome shotgun sequence includes the following:
- the LOC122592602 gene encoding probable pyridoxal 5'-phosphate synthase subunit PDX1 isoform X1, whose amino-acid sequence MDGTGVVAVYGNNNNNNNNNGATATITETNNNKKSTFSVKVGLAQMLRGGVIMDVVNAEQARIAEEAGACAVMALERVPADIRAQGGVARMSDPQLIKEIKNAVTIPVMAKARIGHFVEAQILEAIGVDYIDESEVLTLADDVNHVSKQNFGVPFVCGCRNLGEALRRIREGAAMIRTKGEAGTGNIIEAVRHVRSVMGDIRVLANMDDDEVFTFAKKIAAPYDLVMQTKQLGRLPVVQFAAGGVATPADAALMMQLGCDGVFVGSGVFKSGDPARRARAIVQAVTHYTDPKMLAEVSCGLGEAMVGLNIDKNVERYANRSE is encoded by the exons atggacgGCACAGGAGTGGTGGCAGTGTAcggcaacaacaacaacaacaacaacaacaacggaGCAACAGCCACCATAACTGaaaccaacaacaacaaaaaatcaaCATTCTCCGTAAAAGTCGGGCTAGCCCAAATGCTACGTGGCGGCGTAATAATGGACGTAGTAAACGCAGAACAAGCCCGAATCGCAGAAGAAGCAGGTGCATGTGCAGTAATGGCATTGGAGCGGGTCCCAGCCGATATCCGGGCCCAAGGGGGTGTGGCAAGAATGAGTGACCCACAATTAATTAAGGAAATAAAAAATGCGGTGACAATTCCTGTAATGGCAAAAGCGAGAATCGGGCATTTTGTGGAGGCCCAAATATTGGAAGCAATTGGGGTTGATTATATTGATGAAAGTGAGGTTTTGACATTGGCTGATGATGTGAATCATGTAAGTAAACAGAATTTTGGAGTGCCGTTTGTTTGTGGGTGTAGGAATCTTGGTGAGGCTTTGAGAAGGATTCGTGAAGGTGCTGCTATGATAAGAACTAAAGGCGAGGCTGGAACTg GTAACATAATAGAAGCAGTGAGACATGTTAGGTCTGTGATGGGAGACATTAGGGTTCTGGCAAACATGGACGATGATGAGGTGTTCACTTTTGCAAAGAAAATTGCCGCCCCATATGATTTGGTGATGCAGACTAAGCAACTCGGGCGGCTCCCAGTGGTACAGTTTGCTGCAGGTGGTGTGGCTACTCCAGCTGATGCAGCTCTGATGATGCAGTTGGGATGTGATGGTGTTTTTGTTGGCTCGGGTGTTTTCAAGAGCGGTGATCCTGCTCGTAGAGCACGTGCTATTGTTCAGGCGGTGACGCATTACACTGACCCAAAGATGCTTGCAGAGGTGAGTTGTGGGTTGGGTGAAGCCATGGTCGGGTTAAACATTGACAAAAATGTTGAAAGGTATGCTAATCGGTCCGAGTAA
- the LOC122594051 gene encoding polyphenol oxidase I, chloroplastic-like, with product MSCLLLTSSFTTTTHSKPNTFKTRTNKNRGLRVSCNKTPTNDDNQIILPETQKLIMPNVVDRRDLLVGLGGLCTAGNLSSLSSALAIPISTPDDITSKCQDASIKSKGDIKRTLKCCPPSLGKTVKPFEFPKGETVRMRWPAHEGTNEQVDKYKKAIQAMRALPDDHPHSFKQQASIHCAYCNGGYTQVVGNGFPDIKIDVHNSWLFFPFHRWYLYFYERILGKLIDDPTFALPYWNWDDPSGMQIPKMFLFDENENNPLYDDFRDKRHQPPQLVNLALKPNQDKDLSNDQEKCNLFTVYRDLVSNANNEIDFFGGKYVAGAGPNDPKPSTGSVERSSHTAVHLWVGDSSLPNREDMGNFYSAGYDPLFYVHHANVDRMWKLWKDLRPGENVEPTDNDWLNASYVFYDENQDVVRVYNKDSVDIRKLKFDYAKSDINKVAWRKSRPRRRDTNEQAPSLPVVKSVNEETFPVKLDKILKYRVTRPKRTNDQKAADCKELLSINGIKYRGDKFVKFDVFVNDKVNTKDDKLPTPCDPEYAGGFAQVPHCESVMFMVSAARFGLDELLEDTNTKGEEYVVVALVPRTGTEDLTVGEIKIELCPVV from the coding sequence ATGTCTTGTTTACTACTCACCTCTTCATTTACTACTACTACTCATTCCAAGCCAAACACTTTCAAGACTCGAACCAATAAAAACCGAGGGTTACGAGTCTCGTGTAACAAAACACCGACAAATGATGATAACCAAATCATACTCCCCGAAACTCAAAAACTTATCATGCCAAATGTAGTAGACCGAAGGGATCTCCTTGTGGGTCTCGGCGGTCTCTGCACCGCCGGGAACTTATCTTCCTTGTCATCGGCATTAGCTATTCCAATTTCAACTCCTGATGATATCACGTCCAAGTGTCAGGACGCGAGCATCAAGAGTAAAGGGGATATAAAAAGGACACTAAAATGTTGTCCTCCTAGCCTTGGGAAGACGGTTAAACCTTTTGAGTTTCCAAAAGGAGAAACGGTGAGAATGAGATGGCCGGCTCACGAAGGGACTAACGAGCAAGTCGACAAGTACAAAAAAGCCATTCAAGCTATGCGGGCCCTCCCAGACGACCACCCGCATAGCTTCAAACAACAAGCTTCTATTCATTGTGCTTATTGTAACGGAGGTTACACTCAAGTCGTCGGTAACGGGTTTCCTGATATCAAAATTGATGTTCATAATTCCTGGCTCTTCTTTCCTTTCCATCGTTGGTACTTGTACTTTTACGAAAGAATCCTGGGAAAGTTAATTGACGATCCCACCTTCGCGTTACCTTACTGGAATTGGGACGATCCATCTGGGATGCAAAttccaaaaatgtttttatttgatgaaaatgaaaacaatccCCTATATGACGATTTCCGTGACAAGCGTCATCAGCCTCCACAACTAGTCAACTTAGCATTGAAGCCGAATCAAGACAAGGATCTCAGTAATGATCAAGAAAAGTGCAATCTCTTCACAGTGTACCGTGATTTGGTTAGTAATGCCAACAATGAAATCGATTTTTTTGGAGGTAAGTATGTAGCTGGAGCAGGGCCTAACGATCCGAAGCCATCAACCGGATCTGTGGAACGTAGTTCACACACTGCGGTACATCTATGGGTAGGCGACTCAAGCCTACCTAATAGAGAAGATATGGGTAACTTCTATTCCGCGGGTTACGACCCGTTGTTTTATGTGCATCATGCTAATGTCGACCGTATGTGGAAGCTATGGAAGGATTTACGGCCCGGTGAAAATGTAGAACCAACTGACAACGATTGGTTAAATGCTTCGTACGTGTTTTATGACGAGAATCAAGACGTTGTACGAGTTTATAACAAAGACTCGGTTGATATAAGGAAGCTGAAGTTTGATTATGCAAAATCTGATATTAATAAGGTCGCGTGGAGAAAGAGTCGACCCCGGAGACGTGATACAAATGAACAAGCTCCTTCTCTCCCAGTTGTGAAATCCGTAAACGAGGAGACGTTCCCTGTTAAGCTCGACAAGATCTTGAAGTATCGTGTCACGAGGCCAAAAAGGACAAATGACCAGAAGGCGGCTGATTGCAAAGAGCTTTTGTCGATTAATGGGATAAAATACAGGGGTGATAAGTTTGTGAAATTTGATGTGTTTGTGAATGACAAGGTTAACACTAAGGACGACAAATTGCCCACGCCTTGCGACCCTGAATACGCGGGTGGGTTTGCTCAGGTTCCACATTGCGAGAGTGTAATGTTCATGGTTAGTGCAGCGAGGTTCGGGCTGGACGAGCTGTTGGAAGACACAAACACTAAAGGGGAAGAGTATGTTGTGGTTGCATTGGTGCCAAGGACTGGAACTGAAGATCTCACCGTTGGGGAAATCAAGATCGAGTTGTGTCCAGTTGTGTGA
- the LOC122591688 gene encoding wall-associated receptor kinase 2-like produces the protein MGMLLKLLLNLTILVVIQYSRTIAAQSLPHCRKKCHNVIIPYPFGTREGCYLSKSYFVNCTNLRVFNTSIKVVKILLDGDMRGLLPISSRCYNEHGSETTTSEPIIKLSRFPLGSTQNVLTTVGCDASANMKVAYGDGYITAGSSSNTGCHMVTNGSCLGMGCSQVPVPYKMSSFKIRTQSNTKKTVGKWGFNNCTYGFLVWKGHYTFHTTDLYNMHQKQAFPVLLKWSVGNTGCEAAQTNRTSYLCAEHTSCVDTITECDQNYEGYRCKCDPGYRGNPYILPNGCQDINECEEHQDDCLYGCTNTNGSYTCSCLWGQHGDGRMNGKGCTYSGVSIFAGVSMGIAASFLLTLILYGALKQRHIMNSREKFFKMNGGLILQKVLFESKKTSKMAKIFTASVLEKATNNFRKTNIIGQGGNGTVYKGTLADKTMIAIKKSKSIDHSQIEQFINEVIMLSEISHPNVVKLLGCCLETQTPLLVYEFITNKTVFQHLHEYDYIPSLTFERRLKIATETAEALSFIHSTTQIVHRDIKSSNILLTDDYTAKVSDFGISRFIPVDQTHLQTLVHGTLGYIDPEYFRSGMLTEKSDVYSFGMLLVELLTGRKVFSHDGTESDLGLATYFVSSLVRGCLIDILDYEVKKDGLNKHIEKLASLAEQCVELEGKKRPSMKEVKAELTELSQSYLKTSIISNKITDLDSNQLILFD, from the exons ATGGGGATGCTTCTTAAACTGCTTCTAAATTTGACAATATTGGTCGTTATACAATATTCAAGAACGATAGCAGCCCAGTCTCTGCCTCACTGCCGGAAAAAATGTCATAATGTCATTATTCCGTATCCCTTTGGGACGAGAGAAGGCTGCTACTTGAGCAAATCATATTTCGTAAACTGTACAAATTTAAGAGTCTTCAACACGAGCATCAAAGTGGTAAAGATATTACTTGATGGTGATATGCGTGGCTTATTACCAATATCCAGTCGTTGTTACAACGAGCATGGTTCTGAAACTACTACCTCGGAACCAATAATAAAGTTGTCAAGATTCCCACTCGGAAGCACACAGAACGTTTTGACCACGGTTGGGTGTGATGCTAGCGCCAACATGAAGGTTGCTTATGGTGATGGCTACATAACGGCTGGAAGTTCATCAAATACTGGTTGCCATATGGTAACCAATGGTTCATGTTTAGGCATGGGTTGCAGCCAGGTTCCGGTTCCTTATAAGATGAGTAGTTTTAAGATCCGTACACAGAGTAACACGAAGAAGACTGTCGGCAAGTGGGGTTTTAATAATTGCACATACGGGTTTCTTGTTTGGAAAGGTCATTACACGTTTCACACAACTGACCTCTATAATATGCATCAGAAACAGGCTTTCCCTGTGCTTTTAAAATGGTCGGTGGGGAACACAGGTTGTGAAGCAGCTCAAACGAACCGTACCAGTTATTTATGCGCAGAACATACTTCATGTGTCGACACTATAACTGAATGCGATCAAAACTACGAAGGGTATCGTTGTAAATGTGATCCAGGGTACCGGGGAAACCCATATATTCTTCCGAATGGATGTCAAG ACATTAACGAGTGCGAAGAACATCAGGATGATTGCTTATATGGGTGTACTAACACAAATGGAAGCTACACCTGTTCATGCTTATGGGGTCAGCATGGTGATGGTCGAATGAATGGGAAAGGTTGCACTTATTCTGGGGTATCTATCTTTGCCG GGGTTAGCATGGGCATTGCGGCATCCTTTTTGTTGACACTTATCTTATATGGGGCACTCAAACAAAGGCATATTATGAATAGTAGGGAAAAGTTTTTCAAGATGAATGGTGGCTTGATACTACAGAAAGTACTCTTTGAATCGAAAAAAACATCCAAAATGGCCAAGATTTTTACAGCAAGCGTTCTGGAAAAAGCAACCAATAACTTCCGCAAAACAAATATTATTGGTCAAGGAGGCAATGGGACTGTTTATAAAGGTACATTAGCTGACAAAACAATGATTGCCATCAAGAAATCTAAGTCTATTGACCATAGCCAGATTGAGCAATTTATAAATGAGGTGATCATGTTATCAGAAATTAGCCACCCAAATGTTGTGAAACTCCTGGGTTGTTGTCTTGAAACGCAAACTCCCCTTCTAGTTTATGAGTTCATAACTAACAAAACAGTCTTCCAACACCTACACGAATATGACTATATTCCTTCATTGACATTTGAAAGGCGCTTGAAGATAGCCACGGAGACTGCAGAAGCCCTTTCTTTTATACACTCAACCACACAAATCGTTCATAGAGATATTAAATCTTCAAACATACTTTTGACCGATGACTACACTGCTAAAGTGTCTGATTTTGGCATATCAAGGTTCATTCCTGTTGATCAGACTCATTTACAAACATTGGTGCACGGGACACTCGGGTACATAGATCCTGAGTACTTCCGTTCAGGAATGTTGACGGAGAAGAGTGATGTGTATAGTTTTGGGATGCTTCTTGTGGAGCTCCTAACGGGCAGAAAAGTTTTCTCACACGACGGAACTGAGAGTGACTTGGGTTTGGCCACATATTTCGTTTCTTCGTTAGTAAGGGGTTGCTTGATTGATATACTTGACTATGAAGTGAAGAAAGATGGGCTCAACAAGCATATCGAGAAACTTGCTAGTCTTGCAGAACAATGTGTGGAGCTTGAAGGCAAAAAAAGGCCTAGTATGAAAGAAGTGAAGGCGGAACTCACGGAGCTAAGTCAATCTTACCTAAAGACTTCTATCATCTCCAATAAGATCACTGACTTAGACTCTAACCAGCTTATTTTGTTTGACTGA
- the LOC122592602 gene encoding probable pyridoxal 5'-phosphate synthase subunit PDX1 isoform X2 — protein sequence MDGTGVVAVYGNNNNNNNNNGATATITETNNNKKSTFSVKVGLAQMLRGGVIMDVVNAEQARIAEEAGACAVMALERVPADIRAQGGVARMSDPQLIKEIKNAVTIPVMAKARIGHFVEAQILEAIGVDYIDESEVLTLADDVNHVSKQNFGVPFVCGCRNLGEALRRIREGAAMIRTKGNIIEAVRHVRSVMGDIRVLANMDDDEVFTFAKKIAAPYDLVMQTKQLGRLPVVQFAAGGVATPADAALMMQLGCDGVFVGSGVFKSGDPARRARAIVQAVTHYTDPKMLAEVSCGLGEAMVGLNIDKNVERYANRSE from the exons atggacgGCACAGGAGTGGTGGCAGTGTAcggcaacaacaacaacaacaacaacaacaacggaGCAACAGCCACCATAACTGaaaccaacaacaacaaaaaatcaaCATTCTCCGTAAAAGTCGGGCTAGCCCAAATGCTACGTGGCGGCGTAATAATGGACGTAGTAAACGCAGAACAAGCCCGAATCGCAGAAGAAGCAGGTGCATGTGCAGTAATGGCATTGGAGCGGGTCCCAGCCGATATCCGGGCCCAAGGGGGTGTGGCAAGAATGAGTGACCCACAATTAATTAAGGAAATAAAAAATGCGGTGACAATTCCTGTAATGGCAAAAGCGAGAATCGGGCATTTTGTGGAGGCCCAAATATTGGAAGCAATTGGGGTTGATTATATTGATGAAAGTGAGGTTTTGACATTGGCTGATGATGTGAATCATGTAAGTAAACAGAATTTTGGAGTGCCGTTTGTTTGTGGGTGTAGGAATCTTGGTGAGGCTTTGAGAAGGATTCGTGAAGGTGCTGCTATGATAAGAACTAAAG GTAACATAATAGAAGCAGTGAGACATGTTAGGTCTGTGATGGGAGACATTAGGGTTCTGGCAAACATGGACGATGATGAGGTGTTCACTTTTGCAAAGAAAATTGCCGCCCCATATGATTTGGTGATGCAGACTAAGCAACTCGGGCGGCTCCCAGTGGTACAGTTTGCTGCAGGTGGTGTGGCTACTCCAGCTGATGCAGCTCTGATGATGCAGTTGGGATGTGATGGTGTTTTTGTTGGCTCGGGTGTTTTCAAGAGCGGTGATCCTGCTCGTAGAGCACGTGCTATTGTTCAGGCGGTGACGCATTACACTGACCCAAAGATGCTTGCAGAGGTGAGTTGTGGGTTGGGTGAAGCCATGGTCGGGTTAAACATTGACAAAAATGTTGAAAGGTATGCTAATCGGTCCGAGTAA